Proteins encoded by one window of Dreissena polymorpha isolate Duluth1 chromosome 11, UMN_Dpol_1.0, whole genome shotgun sequence:
- the LOC127851295 gene encoding uncharacterized protein LOC127851295: MENILAKNTQMEGEIVRMYDALVAFFGGKLPDEIKRSIQKLYGNEIHQEIVKKKEDFSNKKCSIVVTGETSAGKSSFLNLLLGEVVLHSSMLCSTRRLCHIHSIPVGSQWYFEVTMEDGLIIPHKKYEKNDKEKFVKDLEECVTSKDTRLQKVDIYWHVPLLGDNTHVTLVDSPGIGDNQELSEKLLNYLPNASALIFVINSSNCGGVQGDKI, encoded by the exons ATGGAAAATATATTGGCAAAGAATACCCAGATGGAGGGAGAAATTGTGCGCATGTACGATGCACTTGTTGCCTTTTTTGGAGGAAAATTACCAGACGAAATTAAGAGAAGCATTCAAAAACTTTATGGCAATGAAATCCATCaggagattgtaaaaaaaaaagaagatttttcaaacaaaaaatgttcaATAGTTGTTACAG GAGAAACCAGCGCAGGTAAAAGCAGCTTCCTTAACCTACTGCTTGGAGAAGTGGTCCTACATAGCTCCATGTTATGTTCGACAAGAAGGCTGTGTCACATACACTCAATACCCGTTGGAAGTCAGTGGTACTTTGAAGTCACGATGGAGGATGGTTTAATCATACcgcataaaaaatatgaaaagaatGATAAGGAGAAATTTGTTAAAGATTTAGAAGAATGTGTGACAAGTAAAGACACTAGATTACAAAAAGTTGATATATACTGGCATGTGCCGTTGTTGGGCGACAAT ACGCACGTGACCTTAGTTGATTCACCTGGCATTGGAGACAATCAAGAGTTATCCGAAAAACTACTAAATTACTTACCGAATGCAAGCGCGCTTATTTTCGTAATTAACAGCTCAAACTGCGGTGGAGTCCAAGGTGATAAg ATTTGA
- the LOC127850392 gene encoding uncharacterized protein LOC127850392, translated as MVTDKYLVMLAGLKQLVASSMSENCRRHCSWLTELIEEIQKCLTIRLEDAKSNYEDNDTKYTDAFVRLSKLRQDVDSIRKDMELKCSKKCDEMAAKMHDHIHSLDVQAQLKGRINIDIAPDEDLIKMSVLQQIEKLMVEEVKDFEKREQIVAKARDQIRMDINQKYHILIEKLVEVEKSIENTKSEAASEEESEMSTGGKVLIGVGLAIGIPVVVALGIALIPITLPATIAVFWKKSKAISRLLAHQEELKDECLKIMLKQANKDVFHKYVNEHYLPQLQKQMEYISNEIPRKIKGLKQLVNDMQNKRLSSKEIKEMYEPALESIGSMLFTLQKFDLTHISEWNIDVGRLRITQEICTSDSVSVYAAELCSNEEESTVVIKLLQEATPQTYLKTVEALSVLRKTNHKNVVAFIGFCYTDCMPAIASRDCISTTLQFRNSRLMTVFEMCDTTLEDYVRDNNDLVCGKTQKRTYEKSALQFFCTTGLSICAGMVHMYEQGLLNIFINLNNIMIKNEHVKINPSMSGSISINQREWPRAPELATGQYTNETDVFYLGKVLWELWYGRKANGPTCRSAEEYERLPDCKLKHAMPEKLAKIVCKCWEADPKQRPSMDELMAVLGQVQVM; from the exons ATGGTAACTGACAAATATCTCGTTATGTTAGCTGGACTGAAGCAACTTGTCGCTTCTAGTATGTCGGAGAACTGCAGAAGGCATTGTAG TTGGCTAACCGAGCTCATTGAAGAGATTCAGAAGTGTCTAACAATCAGACTTGAAGACGCGAAATCAAATTATGAAGACAACGACACCAAATACACAGATGCGTTCGTAAGGTTATCAAAACTTCGTCAGGATGTCGATTCC attCGTAAAGATATGGAACTAAAATGTTCCAAGAAATGCGATGAAATGGCGGCTAAAATGCATGACCATATTCACTCTCTTGATGTGCAAGCTCAGCTTAAAGGAAGAATTAACATTGATATAGCACCAGATGAAGACCTTATTAAAATGTCAGTACTACAACAAATAGAAAAATTGATGGTAGAAGAAGTTAAAGATTTTGAAAAAAGGGAACAGATCGTAGCAAAAGCTAGAGATCAGATAAGAATGGACATTAACCAAAAATATCACATTCTTATAGAGAAACTAGTGGAAGTTGAAAAGTCGATCGAAAATACGAAATCTGAAG CTGCGTCTGAAGAAGAAAGCGAGATGTCCACTGGAGGAAAGGTGTTGATTGGAGTTGGTTTAGCAATTGGCATCCCGGTAGTTGTAGCGCTTGGAATAGCACTTATACCAATTACTCTTCCGGCTACCATCGCAGTCTTTTGGAAGAAATCAAAAGCGATTTCAAGGCTTTTAGCCCACCAGGAAGAATTGAAAGACGAATGTTTAAAGATTATGTTGAAACAGGCTAATAAAGATGTGTTTCATAAATATGTGAATGAACACTATCTTCCACAGCTCCAAAAACAAATGGAGTATATTTCGAATGAAATTCCAAGGAAAATAAAAGGTTTGAAACAACTGGTAAATGATATGCAGAACAAGCGACTGAGTTCAAAGGAGATTAAAGAAATGTATGAACCAGCCCTGGAGAGTATTGGAAGTATGCTCTTTACTTTGCAAAAGTTTGATCTAACACATATTTCAGAATGGAATATTGATGTCGGGAGACTCAGGATAACACAAGAAATATGTACGAGTGATTCTGTCAGCGTGTATGCGGCTGAACTATGCTCAAATGAAGAAGAAAGTACAGTAGTTATCAAACTTTTGCAAGAAGCCACACCACAAACATATTTGAAGACAGTTGAAGCATTAAGCGTTTTAAG aaagaCGAACCATAAAAATGTGGTTGCCTTCATTGGATTCTGTTACACGGATTGCATGCCTGCAATCGCGTCAAGGGACTGTATTTCAACAACGTTGCAGTTTAGAAATTCGCGACTGATGACAGTTTTTGAAATGTGTGATACAACGTTAGAAGATTACGTGCGTGATAATAACGACCTCGTGTGCGG AAAAACACAGAAAAGAACATATGAGAAAAGCGCACTTCAATTCTTTTGCACAACTGGTCTGTCAATCTGTGCAGGAATGGTACACATGTACGAACAGGGACTTTTGAACATCTTTATAAATCTGAACAACATTATG ATTAAGAATGAGCACGTCAAAATCAACCCATCCATGAGCGGTTCGATTTCAATAAATCAACGGGAATGGCCAAGAGCTCCTGAGTTGGCAACTGGACAGTACACTAACGAGACGGATGTGTTCTATTTAGGGAAAGTGTTATGGGAGCTGTGGTATGGAAG AAAAGCGAATGGGCCCACTTGCCGCTCAGCAGAAGAATACGAGAGGCTTCCAGACTGTAAATTGAAGCACGCTATGCCCGAAAAACTCGCGAAAATTGTTTGTAAATGCTGGGAGGCGGATCCAAAGCAACGACCTTCCATGGACGAATTGATGGCAGTTCTTGGCCAAGTTCAAGTAATGTAG